AAACACAAAGCCAGTACACTGGCAGtgtggcagcagcagcactgtAAAATTACTGCCACAGATGTGCAAAATGTTATGATCACCACGACTGAACATGATGACCTAGTAAATCAAAGACTACAGCTCTGCATCAAGGTATGAACCCTATTTCACAAAGCTTCAGGTCTTCATCATTCTGAAACCAAAATGAAACatggtcaaagtgaagggtaccgTTTGACTGTGGAGTTTCTGTAACACTGAAAACATGAAGCGGgcattgtgacaggatagcgctgtggACCCAAGcaagaagctgcagttcaagcgcTAAAGCTCACATTTATTGGAcccaaaaacagtaaaacaaataaatatggcacgagggccaaaataaaaagtttgaaacaaaagattaaacagttgtaggctgggcattagccttcactataAAGTTGCCCACAAAACACAGTTTCCCACAGTTACACTCCAACTAACTCCCTCCCCAGAAACAAAGGGTTTAGCTCTTCCTTTATACAGATGGCCACTCCgtaattagcactcaattacctaattggggactggccacacctgtgattgttggcagggacagaattaaccccatccctgtcaaccttacattcccacacacattttatacaagcagggcttttgccctgccacaggtaACTTAAATACTATATGCAATGGTAGCAGTTGAAACTGTGGTTAGAATATAAGAAATAAAGCAAATGACACTGTGGCCAAATACaatacttctttttttaaacttaaaacttACGAAATGTCTTGTTACTTACTGTGCCTTTGAAATATAAAAAGTATACAAAGAGGACATTTTCTATTGTACTAGCTGCCTGCTTACCTGAGCTTGCACATCCCCCTTTTCAGCCAGAAACTGGTAGTATTGGATCAGATCCTCTTCCAGCATTCCACTGGCCACGCCAGGGTTCTCCACTTCATCCAGCAGGCGGATCCgctgaaccacactgcctcctgtcaGGGAGATGTCACTTGCCACTGTGGGAAGCATACACAAAGCAAAACCTTTTTAGAAGGATTCACTTCAGCAGAACCAGTTAGCTCCTGAGTAAGTGGCAAACCACTTTTGTGGATGTGATAAGAATTCTTAATTACAATCTAttaccacccccctcccctccaacaaCAAGGCTAAAGAGACACAGTTACTTAAGCAATATGCTGCTTACCATGGTTCGCTACAAGTCGATAGTGTGTCAAAGCAGATTCACAGCTCTGAGGGACTCCTATTCCACCCCAGTACCTGTATCCCTGAAGAAGTGGCAGAATTAATAATCTTCAACACTGAATTGAATTGCAGGTAGGCAAGCCAACAGTTCCAAACGATAACTTGATACTAAAATCAGGGACATCTAAAACCTGGTGTTTTAACTTACCAGGATCATGTGGGCTATCAAGTTCCCTCCAAGTGCCCCAAAGGTGTAATAGACCAATGCCTGCCAAAAAGCAAAGACAGATCAAGCATGTGCTATAAAATGgtttatatttacatttataaaGAAGTATTCAATGCACATATACCTTAGCTTGACTTGAGTTAACTCCTAGACCAACAGCATGGAGGAATCCAAGCCCCTGATGAAACAAGACAATTAAAAAGTCTTGGTGATTTGGCCATCATATCAAATCTCAGTCAAATTTCAGTCTTTCAAAACATCTCCATCATCTCATCAAAtgtttaatgttgttgaagctgacaccctgggttccttcaagaagctgcttgatgagattctgggatcaataagctactaacaaccaaatgagcaagatgggccgactggtctcctctcgtttgtaaactttcttatattatgttacaaaataaaatgagcacTGACATTTCAAGTACTGTACAGGAAGTGTGCTATCATTTTTAAACATCTACAAGTCCACTTTAATCTTATGACAATGAAAAAGGACCTTTAAGGATTTGAAAGCTTGGTTCCTATTCAAATAGGAGGGGCACATTTTCTGAACGGAATAAATCAATTAGAAGAGTATAATCCATCAAGAAACTGCTTAGTACAATAATTAACCTGCTTTCCATTTTTTCCTCTTTACTTTCATAAAATTTGCCCTCTCACACATAGGTATATACGCCCCATTGTGTTTTCTACTTGTATTACTTAAATAATGTAAGgcttcatttcctttttttttccctgtaaagtgttgttttttctctggGCCAATATGATGAACAGAATAAACATTTCCTTTTATGAACAAattatttacattaaaaatgactgAGCTGACTAAAGATGTCAAAAATGAGTTGAATATTATGGAGTAATCCAGCAAGGCTTACCATTACTAACACATTCGATTTAAGTTAAAGTTAGTTACATACCGTTTGAGCTTTGGGAGACCCCTCAATCAGCAGCTTCTCAAAGAGTTCCCTGGCCTGATGGGTATTCTGTGTCATATAATCTCCAAACAGCATTGCATATGCCACTTTCTCCATTGCCTTGGTGTGACCCATCTCTGCAGCTTTCATCAGAATACTGTATcccctgcagaaaaaaaaaaatgacacaaaatacaTACTCGTACAGAAGCAAGCTAAACTCTTGGTAAATGTTGCAAACGTAATTCCATTTGGTGTCAaatttaatatgtgtgtgtgtgtgaatgtatttCAATTGGAAAGCGTATGACTAAACAGTGAGAAGATGCTTACTCTTTCTTTTGGCTGGTCTTGCTTGTTCCATTAATGATCTTTATTGCTGTCTGGTAAAGGTCCTCAGCCTCTTGAGCCTGGCGTCTCTGCTTAGCCTGGTCTTCAGCTGATAGGAAAAGAAAGCCCATGAAACGGGAAGACTTTCCACCAGGATTTGAAAACAGAACATGGTGGaagcactgtatttaaagtattattccTGGTATTCAATTCTAGCCCATACCGTCTGGCAATGGCACCTCAAATTGCACTCAGCTGAGTGCAATACAGACAGGTGTGACATACttttagtctttttttctgttataaaatatactgtacccAGACTGCCTGCACTGTACCACATTTTTCCCCCCACTGTCTGACCGGTTATCCTTTTTTGAACAACTTGTAAACTTGTTAAAGGAATTATGCAACAAGCAATGGATATGTTAAAAAGATCTATACCCGTGGTTAAATCAATGTGGCAATAAAATGATTAATTTTATACAGATGTAATTCTACAGAGGGGATCAGACTTGTATTTATTGATGCATTTATACAATACACTTTTACGTTGCAGTATATTTCAGTGTTTTGTTCACTGTCTTCAAGGCTCAGGCACAGAGATTTGTCAATCTGTTTAGTATAAACTTGGCATAGCATGTCGCCACCactaaaaaacattttactttcaCAGAATCCCCATTTCTTGTCTCTGTCGTAGTCGTAGGTAGTTGAACACCAGAGCCTGCCATCTCCTCGTCCCTCTGTGGTACACACTGTGAACTCTTTACCCAGGAACAAATAGGGAAAGAAGCAGGGCTCGCCATCAGCTGTGCCCCCAACCACTCTCTGCACTGCAAGGACAGAGATAAGAGGTAAAGACAGTGTCCCTGCTTTGGGGATGAAGTGCAGTAACAAGGGGAGGGGAATGGAATGCTTAGCTCATACACAGAAGCCTGACCAGCTTGGCTAAGGGAAATGCTTTTTAAGCTCCTCTGGTTGCGCACTAGCTTAGTAgccagaaggttgcgtgttcaaatcccAAGATCCTCAATAACGTTGgcatatttatttcagcacatcTTCAAGGACCAGCAACCATTCCAAAAGCAGTAGTTCACAGCACAGCACCTGGAAAGCTGGCAAAATCACGCATAAGGCAACAGACAACAATGTTTCCCAGCCACTCGGTCAAAAAAATTAACAGATGTAGTTTTCCCAAGATAGCAAACAGTAGAGGCCCAGTTCTTGTTTGCTTGCATTATCAATGTAAATTATTTCAGCtaaatatgggcagcagtgtggagtagtggttagggctctggactcttgaccggagggtcatgggttcaatcctcagtgggggacactgctgttgtacccttgagcaaggtactttacctagattgctccagtaaaaacccaactgtataaatgggtaattgtatgtaaaaataatgtgatatctgtataatgtgaaataatgtataacgtgatatcttgtaacgattgtaagtcgccctggataagggtgtctgctaagaaatattcaACAGCACAtagtttaaataatattaaaatatttatttccctttttgtGCTACTTGAGTGCTGTTGTTCAAATAAAACAGCACTCAATGATTGCAAATATCACACAAAGGCAAGGGTGAGTTActtgatttaaaatataaaaaggccATCATATAATCCTCCTAAATTGCACTATGTTCATTATTCCTTTTAATACCGTATATTACAGACAAAGCCTATGTATCACAACTGAGAGAAATGCAGCCTTACACTGGCGCTCTCAtcacaacaaaaacatttaattttgtttctaGGAAAATGAAACCTTGAAACACTACAGTCACTCAGCAGGCAACAGGTGTGCAGAAAATGACAGAAATTTGCATTCTGCAATCCCTGAACCTATCTGAAAGTAGAAACAGGAGTTTTGTGCCGCAATAGCAGAATACGCCATAATGCCAACAGCTGCCTTTACAAAGACAGGCATATAAAAGGACGTGTTTTAAAGCAGTCTCTAATCAtagaagatttatttttaaagctaaTAAGAGTTGAGCTTGGCTTGTTTACAGATGGCCCAGCTAGCTAactttaaaacagatttttaagACCTGAGGCTTTAATGTTGAAATTGATCCAAAGTGTAAAGTACACTCTATCCAAAAACTGAACCAAATATACTGTTAATACTTCAGGTTTGGGAATCTTGTTAAAAGACTGATCTTTTTGGCAAATAAAGGTACTGCACACCCACTAGACACTGTTTGGAGAAACTAAAGTTAAAGACGTCTTAGATATTTacatgctttctgtttttcttcaGCATCCACAGGCTCAGTGGGCAGGTCTTCAGTACCAGTCACATCTAATAAACTTGGTTCCTCAGAGCTGCCCTCACCACCCCCTTCCGAATCCTGAGACACTTCTTCTCTGGGAAAATGCGTCTGCTCCACAACCATCCGGGCTCCAGTGGGAACCTCTTCCTCTTCAGTGTTTGGACTGTGGAATGATGTCTAAGATCAATCAattcatataaaaaaagaaaaaaaagaaaaaaaaatgttagcatGCCAACTGTTCACAGATTTACAAAGAGCAAGTGTCCAGTTCGAATAACTAATTAAAGGGCCCAGTTTGATTAACTTTTACCTTAGAAAAAAGATATGAAAATAAATTTTGCTGAAATTATGGAAAATATTTTCTTCTCCATAAAGAGGATCTTTAACTGCAGCTCTGTGTAATTCCTATTGGGATAATGGGATTTAAGGTGGCAACTAATATTTCTAATTTGCTGCAGAAAGTGTCTATTTTTGATCTGCCAACCTATTATTCCTTGGTAATGTATATATGTGGTTTTTATCTTACCTTGCCTTCAGGAGAATCATTTATCTCTTCCAAATCTGCACAAGAaaacagatacataaataaactgCCACTCAATAGTAAGCTACACAAATTAATTATAAGGCCACCAATCAAACAAAATCAGATTAAACATTTCAATCATAAGATGCAAGAAACGCCTCAATCACAATAGGAAAACTGGCATTCAAACTGTTTATAACAAAACTATAGATAGCCCCTTCCTGTCATGCTTTCTGTAAGCAGAGTAAACCCATGAGTGACATGACCATCTAGGCCCCAGGGCCTGAAGGGGATAAGGGTTCAAGATATGACGTTGATTATAGTCTGCAAACGTGTCTAGTTATCGATTGCAGTGTATACttgaaaaaatacagtttttaattatGTACAGGGTaggatttctatttattttatatgttagaAAATAAAACTCGCATTGCGGTtacctttattgttattattttaataagagCAGCCCACTGTTATCAACTCGTTTATTAAGCTTAAACTATTGCTAgtgccaacaatttattgttCGATATGCACCAAAtctttttattcacattttatgcatttataatatttaaacatatttttggtgACCACAGATTCGTAGAGTGTACCCTCTCTGgctacatttaattaaaacactacgTAAATACACAAGTACAACAAACAGCACGCCGCAAGTAATCAGGCAACGTGTTCGTTACAACACTTTTCTAGAATATGCTGTTCATTTGTTTGATTGCGTGTCAGTCTCTTAAACACTAACGTATTTATGCAATTAATAATATGCACACTTACCAGCTGTCACTCCTTGTGAAACTCCCACCACCAACAATGTAAACAGCAGCCACTTCCTTCTGGTCATCATCTTAATACAACTTCATCAAAAATAAGTACACAGAAAGCAATGTAAACCTTACTAAAATCAAAATTAGTTTTAACTTCCCGCTccactagtaaaaaaaaaaactgttcgaAACTGAATTACAGGATTTGTACACAGTGACACTGCGCTTGCAAATCAGTCTCCACAAGATTCACCAACCAGTCTTTCTTTCTACACTTAGCGATTGCCGTTCGATCTTTGTTTGAAATCAACCCGTTCGTACTTTAGGGCATGTTTCCCTTTGTTAATATGTAAATAATATCCCTGGCAATAACATAATCATCTTACTTGGAGCTTTAAATTCCTCATTTCCTTAGGAAAGACCCCATAACCCTCGGAAGACACTTCCTGCCCGTTGTCGTTAAACCAATCACAGCCCGAGATAAGAGGCTCTAGCCAATAATTGCCCATAGAGTTCAACTCTGCCCAATAGAATTTGCacacacaatattttttttttcttctacctgTACTGAAAAACAATTGGCTACAAAATCGGCATACATGGCTCGTTCCCACTGGTTCTCAGAATATTATCAGGCACCAACATTCACCAACAGAGAGCCAGCGAGAGAGGTTAGATGAGGTGATTTTAATTTAGTTTACGTAAATATATGGCATTGAAAAATGTCGCGGCTCAATCCAGATTGCATCCAGACAGACTACTGTATTAAGGCCAACTCTTTGTATCAGTCATTTTACAAAGCTGCTGTTTTGAGCCTTACACTTTAAATTTATGAACACTGCTGGCAAAATGTAACAGTGAACTGGACCCCTCACCCAGCGTGGCTATCCtactgaggtcatgtgacttttaggTTTCTGCATGATACCAGGACAGCACACTTTGAGTTATTGGCGTCATGTGAGATAGACAGCATTCTAAGATTTCCTCAGTTAAATTCCATTATCACAGttgtaataataatttagtgGCCACAGACATTGTTAAGAATACATGTAGTCACTCTGAAAAGTCCCTTCTCTGTTGCAATTCGAGGCTCTATTCATTTAGTAATTATCACTGCACACTGTCACATCAAATCATTGTGTGGAATCCCTGGCTGATGAGGAACGCTAGGCCATCATCTTCTATCATCCTCAGATGTTATGGCAGATGTTTCTAATTTTCTATCTGATATCATTAACATGTTTCACGTGCACAATACTGCCAGGGCTACACTGGTTTAACTCAGGAGtctgtattgttattgttctaATCTAGAGGGACTGTGACTGACCATTGATAAATACTGTCAAATTCCTTCTTGGAGGTTGGGGGTATTTATTTGCAAATGTAATTTCTCCAGAGTCCACAATGACCCATATTGGCATAATTGTTCCTTGTTAAAATCTTAAAATTTGTTTAATCTCCAATATAGATGTAGCTGTCAAACAATAAACCGCTATTACCCTATTGTCGTTTTCATCATGACAGGAACTCAAGACAGCTTCTATATAgtatatttagttatttaattacaTGAAACAATTTCGTTATCCTGCTTAGTTATAttgatttataccattaaaatatcCATTATATTTCATTATTATGCTGCTGCCCAGTTAggcattttgtaatttaacaattagattttattttttttaagtgctgtactgtatttattaaggAAACGAGAAGGCACGCTTTGGTTTTGCTTCGGTTAATTGGTTAATTTACTAATACTTGTGGGATTCGGTTTCTAAGCAACCAAAAAACGGTCAAACttgttaaacataaaacaaagtttaCAACGACGATGTATATCAGATTTATGTTCTTATTCCCCCAGcgcattgtaaataaataaataaataaataaataaaaacaccaattATGTACGCTACAGGTACAACGTGTAAACCTTAACGATATATTTTTAGAGAGAAAACAAGTGTGAGGTATTTTAGAAATCCTGTTAGTGTTTTTAAACCCTACCCCTTAACTTcctgtgcaaaataaacaaatggagGTGGAAACGAGGGACCAGGAGAATACCCAAACATGTACTCGTACTCGTACTCGTactcaggatttaaaaaaaacaaaatgcctggaagaaaaagaaaatacaacacaAGGTTTCCTCCCGTAAGTATGACGTTAGGTTTGTTGCAGCGTATAGTGAATAACGAATtcttgtgaaaaaataaaacaaagcaaggtGCACCTTGCAGGGATTGGACAGGTGGCTTCGTTTCGATGCAATGGACACATATGCAGCCCAATAGTGTTACACAGTAATATCCAGGTTGCTGTACATTAATTGCAAGTCTTTACGCAGGCGTAAACCGATCATAAGATCTTTCTCATGGTCACCTGGTTTGACATTTTAACAGCACCACTAAGTGAATGTTTTGAGGTCTGGAGAACTTCAGCATTTTGTGTAGTGCCTTATACTAAAATAGTTAcactatttttgtattgtttgaatATCCAGTGTATAACATTGTACTGTTGTAAATATGTAGCCTACCTAcagtattttaacacaaaatTACGTCATAGGACTGTGAGTAAGCCTCTCCTTATTGCTAAAACTATACATGGAAGAATTTAGGAAGACAAATATGTTTTTTACTGAGAGGTTTTTGCTTTATAAATTTCTACAGCTTTTTTTTCATAACAGTCTCGTATCAAGAAAATAATGCAAAAAGATAAAGAAGTGGGTAAGGTTGCAGCTGCTGTACCTGTTATTATATGTATCCTTTGCTTGAAAAGAAAGATCTTACAGTTACATAGTGAGTCACCAGaatattgtattcatgttttagTTGAAGGCTTCAGATACTCAATCAATAATTCACCATTTCTTGTTCATTAAATAGTTAATTGACTTAAAAATGACAATGTAGTCTTGTTACAAAGTTTTGATCCTAAGCACTGACACAAGAATTGTGGTTGACCCTGACTAGCACTGATTTgtaataatactttaaatatagtCCAAAATTAGTGGTGATCTGGGCCTTGGTATGACTTCCTTTCACAGACACCCAATGCACCCTTTCACCAGTAGGTCATTGGTTCAACTCATTGGCCATTTAGCTTCACTCAGCAGGTTTTAAGGGGAGAGGGTTCCACTGCTCTCTCGGTTGCTTGTCCTTGACCCTGGGTTCAGCCAGAGCTCTGGAGATGTTTCTGAAGTCTCTTCTGACACAGACCAGTCAAATCACCCAGTCCAAACACACCAGAACCATGACCCAGGCGCACTTGTAAGTAATTTATTCTGATCACGCATTTCCACCTGGATCCATTTGCAGGCTGTGAAAGAGGACCGGTAACTGTTTCTCACACAACCCAGAGTGGAATGGAAATAAAACATCATTCAAATCTGTTTAACAGCTTTTAATCTACCATTATTATTGGCTGAACagtataaatgtttttaattgtatgcatGTAAGTAACCAtctacctggttaaataaagaaatagCAAAGAATAATCAAAATGCTTGTTGCCATGTTATCTACCAGGACTGTATTTTTGGAGCAAATCAAATTGGAGTAATTTATGTTTTTGACCATAAAGGAAGTTGTTCATGTCCCAAAGGGTAACTTATTTCTAGAAATCAAAGGTACATATCAATatcttgaacaaaagttattgtatttcttgctcttattgtattacttgtattgtaacacttaatgtatttgcttacgattgtaagtcgccctggataagggcgtctgctaagaaataaataataataattttcaggttgttgggtttttttgcaCTTTTTTGGTGTGAAAACAAACACTTGGTAAATTGTCAAGCTCAAGTTAGTGACATGAATTAACAGTTGAATTTTGTGAAGCATGTTTTGTGATTCTAGGAGGCAGTGTATTAACACAGAGAAGCACTTTGATTTCCTGAAGGATCTGGCAGCTCAGTTACCAGCTCTCCGGCCCTCCCAGGAACAGGGCTTAGCCAAGGGAGTCTGGACAAGTCACAGGTGCGTGGATGACTAACTGCAGTTAACAGATGCCTCTcttatttaatcaaaatatttaatttacaccTTTGTAGAAATATCAAGACTGCTGAAAACTGAAACTACTCAGCTTAAGTTGTttgattgtgttgtgttttttttttttttttaagtaaactcAGTACTTTGCCATACTTCCACGTATGATCTGTGTTTGGTGGTGGATATTTACATGGAGTTTCTTTCTGAAGCACTATAAAATGTTGTCTTTGAAAAGTCCAGAGAAATCTCCAGCATATTCTTTCTCTCTGCGTTGACTATTGTCACAACACCCCCACATGTAAATATCCAAGCATTAAGTGAGGTGTAAAACGTATAAAAATAACAGATTACCTTAAAATAAGGCAGGCAAACTAAGAGATGGAATATATGGAGTCAATGTATTGCTTTGTCCCCTTTTAATGTCAGCTTATTTTGATTCTCATGCTGGAAAAGGTGGCAGGATCTGGGACAGAAAGCCAAACGTGGTCCAACATGGAAAGTGCCATCAAAAAAGGTTGGGGAATCTCAGATTGTTACTAGCCAAATGCAAGATTCCATGGAAACTCAGCCAGATTCTGATGTAAGCCTCaatgtctgtctctctgtcagccacagcactttttttttgttctcctgtATCCAGTTTAAAATCCAGTTTGCTGTTTTGTTGATGTTGTGCAGGACTCTGAACCAGAGCTAGTAATTTGCCTGGATAAACGTGAGTCTCCATCTCACATCAGTAGGTGGAACACACATTCTGGACGGTAAGCAATGCAAGCATTTAATAATTATAATGGTAATAAATCA
The Acipenser ruthenus chromosome 18, fAciRut3.2 maternal haplotype, whole genome shotgun sequence DNA segment above includes these coding regions:
- the LOC117425382 gene encoding dr1-associated corepressor-like isoform X1 — encoded protein: MYSYSYSYSGFKKNKMPGRKRKYNTRFPPSRIKKIMQKDKEVGKVAAAVPVIISRALEMFLKSLLTQTSQITQSKHTRTMTQAHFMFCDSRRQCINTEKHFDFLKDLAAQLPALRPSQEQGLAKGVWTSHRWQDLGQKAKRGPTWKVPSKKVGESQIVTSQMQDSMETQPDSDDSEPELVICLDKRESPSHISRWNTHSGRSRSSYFNSSCTHEILSK
- the LOC117425382 gene encoding dr1-associated corepressor-like isoform X2, with the protein product MYSYSYSYSGFKKNKMPGRKRKYNTRFPPSRIKKIMQKDKEVGKVAAAVPVIISRALEMFLKSLLTQTSQITQSKHTRTMTQAHLRQCINTEKHFDFLKDLAAQLPALRPSQEQGLAKGVWTSHRWQDLGQKAKRGPTWKVPSKKVGESQIVTSQMQDSMETQPDSDDSEPELVICLDKRESPSHISRWNTHSGRSRSSYFNSSCTHEILSK
- the LOC117425382 gene encoding dr1-associated corepressor-like isoform X3, whose protein sequence is MQKDKEVGKVAAAVPVIISRALEMFLKSLLTQTSQITQSKHTRTMTQAHFMFCDSRRQCINTEKHFDFLKDLAAQLPALRPSQEQGLAKGVWTSHRWQDLGQKAKRGPTWKVPSKKVGESQIVTSQMQDSMETQPDSDDSEPELVICLDKRESPSHISRWNTHSGRSRSSYFNSSCTHEILSK